From a region of the Paenibacillus lutimineralis genome:
- a CDS encoding helix-turn-helix domain-containing protein: MIANVSPTTVKRWLDGSFEPRHKNLARLADALNVSDNYLLGRA; the protein is encoded by the coding sequence ATGATCGCCAACGTCTCACCCACCACAGTGAAACGCTGGTTGGACGGAAGTTTTGAACCGAGACACAAGAACTTGGCGCGCCTCGCCGATGCTCTTAATGTCTCTGACAACTATCTGCTAGGCAGAGCCTAA